Proteins from a single region of Armatimonadota bacterium:
- a CDS encoding carbon monoxide dehydrogenase subunit G — MVRRVLQATRLPATAGFASRRSGMKIEGEHLLPATRDEVWAALNDPDVLVKTVPGLKQLNPTGEDAYEATIELAVGPVRGTYQGRARITDKTAPERMTLTVEGGGRPGTIRAAGALTLEGQGTETLVRYVGDVQVTGILMSVGHRLFGGVAKQLAGVFFKALEREVHQRAAAEPAL; from the coding sequence ATGGTGCGGCGGGTGCTGCAGGCCACACGGCTTCCAGCGACCGCCGGCTTTGCTTCCAGGAGGTCCGGCATGAAGATAGAAGGCGAGCATCTCCTCCCCGCAACGCGCGATGAGGTATGGGCAGCTCTCAACGACCCGGACGTGCTCGTCAAGACGGTCCCGGGACTCAAGCAGCTCAATCCCACCGGTGAAGACGCCTACGAGGCCACGATCGAGCTGGCAGTCGGACCTGTGCGCGGAACCTACCAGGGAAGGGCTCGCATCACGGACAAGACCGCCCCGGAGAGGATGACCCTGACCGTGGAGGGAGGCGGGCGGCCCGGCACGATCAGGGCAGCGGGCGCTCTGACCCTGGAAGGCCAGGGAACCGAGACGCTGGTGCGGTACGTCGGGGATGTGCAGGTTACCGGGATCCTGATGAGCGTGGGCCACCGCCTGTTCGGCGGCGTGGCCAAGCAACTGGCAGGCGTGTTCTTCAAGGCGCTGGAGCGCGAGGTGCACCAGCGCGCTGCCGCGGAGCCGGCCCTGTGA
- a CDS encoding xanthine dehydrogenase family protein subunit M: MIPAAFAYHRPRTVQAAMRLLLTHGHDAKILAGGQSLLPMMKLRVATPAHLIDIGHVTSLRGIRLRQGRLRIGAMATHREIELSPAVRRAAPVLAETAAVIGDLQVRNLGTIGGALMHADPVADYPATVLALEAEFTLQGPSGVRTVPAAEFFLGPMTTAAGPDEIMTEIAVPAAPPMRGAAYLKMPNPASGFALAGVAAVIGLDQSGRCVHVRVGITGVASAAYRASGVEAALSWKEPNDEALERAAAAAADGVEANPDIHASAEYRIHLAGVLTRRALALARDRAMAVRRRGRAASRA; the protein is encoded by the coding sequence GTGATTCCGGCCGCGTTCGCCTACCATCGGCCCCGCACGGTGCAGGCAGCCATGCGGCTGCTGCTGACGCACGGCCACGACGCCAAGATCCTGGCCGGGGGGCAGAGCCTGCTTCCCATGATGAAGCTGCGGGTCGCAACTCCGGCCCACTTGATAGATATAGGGCACGTGACTTCTCTCCGGGGCATCCGGCTGCGCCAGGGCCGGCTTCGAATCGGGGCTATGGCCACGCACAGGGAGATCGAGCTCTCACCGGCGGTGCGCAGGGCGGCCCCGGTCCTGGCAGAGACCGCGGCGGTCATCGGCGACCTTCAGGTGCGCAATCTCGGGACAATCGGCGGCGCCCTGATGCACGCCGATCCCGTGGCCGACTACCCTGCCACGGTCCTGGCGCTGGAAGCGGAGTTCACGCTGCAGGGCCCATCCGGCGTGCGGACCGTCCCGGCCGCGGAGTTCTTCCTCGGGCCCATGACGACCGCAGCAGGGCCCGACGAGATCATGACCGAGATCGCCGTCCCCGCGGCACCTCCCATGCGTGGCGCGGCATACCTGAAGATGCCCAACCCGGCCTCGGGCTTTGCGCTGGCCGGGGTAGCGGCCGTGATTGGGCTGGATCAGTCCGGCCGCTGCGTCCACGTCCGCGTGGGCATCACCGGAGTGGCCTCGGCCGCATACAGGGCATCCGGCGTGGAGGCCGCCCTTTCCTGGAAGGAGCCCAATGATGAGGCGCTGGAGCGCGCCGCCGCCGCGGCCGCGGACGGGGTCGAGGCCAACCCCGACATCCATGCCAGCGCCGAGTACCGGATACATCTGGCCGGTGTTCTCACGCGACGCGCCCTTGCGCTGGCCCGCGACCGAGCCATGGCGGTCCGGCGCCGAGGACGGGCCGCGTCGCGAGCCTGA
- a CDS encoding MoxR family ATPase, with translation MHSEISRIQELLAGQGYVADRTIATSVYLSITLRKPLLIEGAAGVGKTEVAKVMARALDADLIRLQCYEGLDATTALYEWNYQKQLLHIRLSEGGERSLAEREAEIFSEGFLLKRPLLDAITRSQPPVLLVDEIDRADEEFEAFLLEVLSDFQVSIPEIGTIAATAIPNVVLTSNRTRELGDALRRRCLYLWIDYPTFEKELEIVRLKVPSVNGRLAEQISAFMQLIRRVRLEKAPGVAETLDWSAALMALHRDHLDRTAVEETLGVLFKHHDDAATVRAHWLDQLLDGVAALEQEGRPWSQEAVVRAAERLAIRR, from the coding sequence ATGCATTCCGAGATTAGCCGCATCCAGGAACTGCTGGCCGGGCAGGGCTATGTCGCCGACCGCACAATCGCGACCAGCGTCTACCTGTCCATCACGCTGCGCAAGCCCCTGCTCATAGAGGGCGCCGCAGGCGTGGGGAAGACCGAGGTGGCGAAGGTAATGGCCCGCGCCCTCGATGCGGACCTGATCCGGTTGCAGTGCTACGAGGGCCTCGACGCCACCACCGCGCTGTACGAGTGGAACTACCAGAAGCAGCTCCTCCACATCCGGCTCTCCGAGGGTGGCGAGCGGTCGCTTGCCGAGCGCGAGGCCGAGATATTCAGCGAGGGGTTTCTCCTCAAGCGGCCGCTGCTGGACGCCATCACCAGGTCGCAGCCGCCGGTGCTGCTGGTAGACGAGATAGACCGGGCCGACGAGGAGTTCGAGGCGTTTCTGCTGGAGGTCCTCTCCGACTTCCAGGTTTCAATCCCCGAGATCGGCACGATAGCGGCCACCGCGATTCCCAACGTGGTGCTCACCAGCAACCGCACCCGCGAACTCGGCGACGCGCTGCGCCGGAGGTGTCTGTACCTCTGGATTGATTACCCCACGTTTGAGAAGGAGCTGGAGATCGTCAGGCTCAAGGTGCCTTCGGTCAACGGGCGCCTGGCCGAGCAGATCAGCGCCTTCATGCAGTTGATCCGGCGCGTCCGGCTGGAGAAAGCCCCGGGGGTTGCCGAGACCCTGGACTGGAGCGCCGCGCTCATGGCCCTCCACCGAGACCATCTCGACCGCACTGCGGTCGAGGAGACGCTGGGCGTGCTCTTCAAGCATCATGACGACGCCGCGACAGTGCGGGCGCACTGGCTGGATCAGCTTCTCGATGGTGTCGCGGCGCTGGAGCAGGAAGGACGGCCATGGTCCCAGGAAGCCGTGGTGCGCGCCGCGGAGCGGCTCGCGATCCGCAGGTAG
- a CDS encoding VWA domain-containing protein, with product MVPGSRGARRGAARDPQVDRPRHGDLAANVVAFARLLRGRGLIVGPPEAADALRALSAVDLTDRLETYLALRAVLASGPEAQRIFDVAFWEFWGEMHKAVGAPPPGDQSAPTLDGQQALDRVMIEWQENGETGADGDRVPAYSPVEALTHKDFSTLSADELDEITAIVNAIARKVATRLSRRTRQARRGRLVDLRRTIRHSLRRGGEILDVLRRERKLQKTRVVLVCDVSGSMDLYSRFIIQFIYALQHAVARVETFVFSTGLSRITGSLARADLRAALDEIARKVPDWSGGTKIGRSLRRFLADHGGWALDGRTVVIIISDGWDTGDPDVLESAMAELHRRAARVIWLNPLLASPGYEPICQGMRVALPHVDVFAPAHNLDSLRRLERHLARRP from the coding sequence ATGGTCCCAGGAAGCCGTGGTGCGCGCCGCGGAGCGGCTCGCGATCCGCAGGTAGACCGCCCGCGGCACGGTGACCTCGCGGCCAACGTGGTGGCGTTCGCCCGCCTGCTGCGAGGGCGCGGGTTGATCGTTGGACCGCCCGAGGCCGCCGACGCGTTGCGCGCTCTGTCCGCCGTGGACCTGACCGACCGCCTGGAGACCTATCTCGCGCTGCGGGCTGTTCTGGCGTCCGGGCCGGAGGCGCAGCGCATCTTCGACGTCGCCTTCTGGGAGTTCTGGGGCGAAATGCACAAGGCGGTGGGCGCTCCTCCGCCCGGAGATCAGAGTGCGCCGACGCTGGACGGCCAGCAGGCGCTCGACCGCGTGATGATCGAGTGGCAGGAGAACGGTGAGACAGGAGCCGACGGCGATCGAGTCCCGGCCTACAGCCCGGTTGAGGCACTCACCCACAAGGACTTCAGCACGCTTTCCGCCGATGAACTTGACGAGATCACCGCGATCGTGAACGCGATCGCCCGGAAGGTGGCAACGCGCCTCTCACGCCGGACCAGGCAGGCCAGGAGAGGCCGCTTGGTGGACCTGCGGCGTACAATCCGGCACAGCCTGCGCCGTGGAGGCGAGATACTAGACGTTCTCCGTAGGGAACGGAAGCTTCAGAAGACGCGCGTGGTGCTGGTCTGCGACGTCAGCGGCTCTATGGACCTCTACAGCCGGTTCATAATCCAGTTCATCTACGCGCTCCAGCACGCGGTGGCCAGGGTCGAGACCTTTGTCTTCAGCACCGGCCTCAGCCGGATCACGGGATCGCTCGCACGCGCCGATCTGCGTGCCGCCCTGGACGAGATCGCCCGGAAGGTGCCCGACTGGTCCGGCGGTACGAAGATAGGTCGCAGCCTGCGCCGGTTTCTAGCCGACCACGGAGGGTGGGCACTCGACGGCCGGACCGTGGTCATAATCATCAGCGACGGATGGGATACCGGCGATCCGGACGTGCTGGAGTCGGCCATGGCCGAGCTGCACCGGCGCGCCGCGCGCGTCATCTGGTTGAACCCGCTGCTGGCGAGCCCGGGGTATGAGCCAATCTGCCAGGGGATGCGTGTCGCGCTGCCCCATGTGGACGTCTTCGCCCCTGCGCACAACCTGGACAGCCTGCGCCGGCTCGAACGCCATCTGGCGCGCCGCCCATGA